The following proteins are encoded in a genomic region of Ostrea edulis chromosome 7, xbOstEdul1.1, whole genome shotgun sequence:
- the LOC125653902 gene encoding microfibril-associated glycoprotein 4-like — MGNIYFLVLVPLVVGHSLLTDSEKSGIGSLSVNTRTAVDTRDDQILVNQETSIKLPTRDGIHFKSVSTTTDFSTDNINRTNLEGIQKEIIRIRGQVKEFHSDCQDVLWSGGVTSGVYIIYPRGGGPLKVFCDQETLGGGWTVIQRRLNGSVDFFRGWNEYKYGFGDSAAEYWIGNHRIYELISQGFYELRIDMEDFADQTRYASYKRFGVGSEDEGYSLKVMDYEGNAGDSLMSHHNGAKFHTKDNDIKTCSTRFKGAWWYKDCHTSNLNGQYLIKNHSSFADGINWKAWHGYHYSLKETAMKIRRL; from the exons ATGGGCAACATATATTTCTTGGTACTAGTACCTTTAGTTGTAGGACACTCTCTTCTTACAGACAGTGAAAAGTCTGGCATTGGTTCACTTTCTGTGAACACGAGAACGGCTGTAGATACGAGGGACGATCAGATTCTGGTAAATCAGGAAACATCTATCAAACTTCCGACACGGGACGGTATACACTTTAAATCTGTGTCAACGACTACAGATTTTTCGACTGATAATATCAATAGGACTAATCTCGAGGGAATACAAAAGGAAATCATTCGGATTCGTGGACAAGTAAAGG aattccaCAGTGACTGTCAAGACGTCCTTTGGTCGGGAGGCGTGACCAGTGGGGTGTACATTATCTACCCACGCGGAGGAGGCCCCTTGAAAGTGTTTTGTGATCAGGAAACACTTGGCGGAGGATGGACG gTAATTCAAAGACGGTTGAACGGTTCTGTCGACTTCTTCAGAGGATGGAATGAATACAAGTACGGTTTTGGGGATTCGGCTGCTGAATATTGGATAG GAAATCATCGTATTTATGAGCTGATATCCCAAGGTTTCTATGAGCTGAGAATAGACATGGAagattttgctgatcaaacacGGTACGCTTCGTACAAACGATTCGGGGTTGGCAGTGAGGACGAAGGGTATTCCTTGAAGGTCATGGATTATGAAGGAAATGCTG GTGACTCGTTGATGTCTCACCACAATGGAGCCAAATTCCACACAAAGGATAATGACATCAAAACATGCTCTACACGATTCAAGGGGGCGTGGTGGTACAAAGACTGTCACACATCTAACCTGAATGGACAATACCTGATCAAAAACCACTCTTCATTCGCGGACGGAATCAACTGGAAAGCGTGGCACGGATACCATTACTCTCTAAAGGAGACCGCCATGAAAATCAGAAGACTTTAA